ACGGACCGCGATTATCGGAAAACTCCGGAgtgtaaatatgtacatactttttctacaaataaagTATCATTTCTTCTATTGAacgataaattcttctttcctaAACCTGTCCTTATCATATAATTGTGTAAATTTCTGCAAGATTTCaaagtttatttttctatattattaaaatttgctaCAACTTCATTGTAACTAAAACTAGTCTATGCTCATTAGCTAACAGATATCGTACAGTATCTCTCAAGCTCACAAGGCAAACTTGAGACACATTTTACAGCAGTCGCTCGCGTGTACCGACAGTGAGTAAATCCACTTTCGATTTCCTAATTTAACTCGATTTCGAATCGCCTGTTATCTTCCGAACCTCATTAAGTCATTCGTCATCCGCTCTCAACAAACTGATCGTCATCGCTGTGtcaataaatctaaataacGAGAAGATTCATCATCAACTGACTCAACAGAAGTTTCAATAGCAAAATAGAACCAATCAAAAGCACTACAGAATCTACAAACAAACAAGATGGTTCAAAAGATACTTTTCAATCAGTTTGTAAATGTTAAAACGAAAAGACCAGTTACCAGCAGTCGAACGAAGGATCATGAAATAGAACGTAGAGTCAAGATCAGGGGCTGACATCATCCTTCCAAGAAGATCGATTCTTTTCAGTGTAAAAGACGCGATGACCGTGCAACGACCTTAACTAGAGTCTTGCAGACGTGCCAATGAGAGGCGGAGAAGGCAAGAGGAAAGTATAATCAGCTGGAAGTGGCTGATTCCGGCGCGGTAAGACTTCAGTTCGTCTTAAAACGCCCACGTAGCTCCTCGACGCTCTCGATTCTATTACGTTGGAAAACGATCCTCAGGATCGTTTCAATCAACGGAGAACcatgaatataaaaagtgTGCCCGCTGTTTTCTTAATACTTGGCTTGTCTTTGATATTTATCGGTAAGTGAAACGTTtattttctgttgattttcctgaaaagaatttttgaagaaataaacgatttGTTTTAAACGTTCTTAGAGAGATTCGATTGGTTGTACGTACCTGTGTGTAATAGGTGTTAAGAGAATAGAATGTCAAGGAAACAAAGCAAATTTTGCGAAAGTGAAGGGGACTACTTTTCTGTTTCGTGTCTTCCGAGTTGTCTTCGAGCTGCGAGTCGCTTAGAATGAATGAAAGTTGTGTCCTACTTGCGTAAAAATGACTTTATTATTCCAGAAAAATAACTTAAAATGTtgatattattcgaaatattgtAGAATTTGATGATTGACGTAGTTTGTTATTTACTTTCTCTTCCGAGAAAACACTTAAGATCGTATTATACAATGGTATTTCTTCAATCGTGTTTACTAAATAATCGTGAATACAGAAGTGAATATAGAGATATATAGAaactgataaatattatagataaattatatgacgtacaataataattattacgtaaaaatctTAGAGAAacgttgtttaaaaaaattattatcttctgGAACCAAACTACGTGATTTCGAGTTCTAGCTAAACATTCCGTTATGCTTATTTCGTTCCTCTGCATATCGTCAAGGTTATCGTGAGTTCATACTCACACATAACTATACTACACTATTATTGAAATCGGGGACAAAAATGTGGGATTCCAGAGCAACTTTAGTATTTTTAAGATAAGTCACACCACAGAGACTCGATAcagaaaaagaattgaaacTATGTAATCAACGACGTATATTCTCTTAATCTCGATTCTTttacacatatacacatatatgtgtatacacacacacacacacacacacgcacgcacacgcacacgcacacacacagaGTGAAACAATAAGTACATATCGATACATCATTATTcatcttaaataattattattcgacaTCTCAAGCAAATAGCCATGATCTTTTTCTATCAAGTGATTtagaacatatttttaattcttaattacaattaatttccatGCAAATTACCGTTTCAAATTGTTAAAGATCAAAGAAGAGATCTTTCATTGTGggaacttttattataaaatctgtGGACAAAATAATGATGTGATTATTTACAATTCTATAGTGATAAATCTCGCAATTCCTAAATAATCACACGAAATTCCTGTTCCTACCAGCCATTATTTTCCAtcctaattttaattaaatttctaggCGACGCAGAAGCAGGTTGGAAATTCTGGAAGAAGAAGGACGCAACCACGACCACCACAACTGTTGCTCCAGCAGTCGCAGATCCAGTACAAACGAAACCAAACGCGCTACCAGGTGTAACACCTGTAACAAACAAACCTACAGGAAGTCCAACGAATGTTGGATCAGCTGTTCTTGGAGCAGGTGATCCTGGATTGGCGATTGGAGTTACTTCGACTGgaggaaagataaaagaaaatgctCGACCAAACAGACCTAACCCAGGAACGGAAGTGGGTCTCGATTTCCCGGCACCGAAACCAGGAAATCCAGGAGTCGGTGGTAACACTGGTAAAGGATACAGAGACTGGGCTGTTGATCTTACTGGGGCTGGAGAACCCGGAAGACAATCCCCGAAATTGCCAAGTGAAGGACCAGCATTAAGTTCTGGAGGTTAATTGATCGATGTTATAGAATTTCTAGATAGTTTTCTTAAATATGTGAGTTTGTGTGAATTAATCTGGTGAACTTTGTAGGTCCCAAACCAAACTCTGTACCTGGAGGCACAGCACAGCCACAAACACCaggtaaaaattaatttaatgacgATTTTAtacggaaaataaaataaaatacgtatataatgttacgaagaattaatttcatcgctagatataaattatcgtaatactagtaGGAAAGAAGGAGATACAATTgataaagatttattaatattaatttggcTACGTGTTCCAGGCGCCAGGCCAGCGAGTCCTGGAAACGCACCATCGCCACGTCCTCAACAACAACCTCAGCCTCAGCCTCAACCTCGTCCACAAACACCAGGTACATACTAATATGtggtagaaaataattttcatcctgatatacttttttatttcaaggaTCACCTACACCGGGCTCTAAGCCAGCTGTTGCACCAGGACAACCTCAACCATCTCCAAATCAACCTGCAGCTGGAGGCAATCAAGTATCTTCGTTGTTCGTAACGTTAAAACCAGGTCCAACGCCAGCACCATCTAGACCAGGAAGTCCTGGTTCTCTTAATGCACCAGGAAGTCCTGGTTCTTTTAATGCACCAGGAAGACCTGGTTCTCCTAATGCACTGGGAAGTTCTGGTTCCTTTAATGCACCAGGAGGTCCTGGTTCTCTTAATGCGCCAGGAAGTCCTGGTTCTCCTAATGCACCAGGAAGTCCTGGCTCCCCTGGAAGAACTTGGGCTGATGTTGCTGGTGGTGGCAGCAGATCTAACTCACCTACACCTGCTCCACGACCTGGATATCCAAATCAGCCAAATTATCCAAGCCAACCAGGTATAGGTCAATCTCAACCAAGACCATCGATACCGACTCAACCTGGAAGAACAGGGCCATCCACAGGAGCAATAGCAGGTGGTGCACTAGCAGGTAGTGCACTAGCAGGAGCAGCTGTAGCAGGAACAGCAGCAGCAAATAAGAAAACCTATTCTAGTAATCCTACTTTTAGCAAAGGAAACACTATCACTGATGAAGACTTAGAGAAACTTTCCGAGGCTCTCTTCATTAAGGATAACAATAATGCGAACAGATATATCACGCTGAATCTACAGAAGCAAACAAGCAGTAGTAGCACAACAGATGACGCACCACAACCGTAagcttttaaaatacaaatgaaaaatattcgaggcAAGAGAGTTCTTATACACTACAGCAAGAATAGGTGGAGATTAATAGAAGAGCATTAGGCATCAGAAGgatctattttaaaaactttttttaGACATCACTAGAATTCTAATTTGATGGTTCTTTGAATTTCTAGATAGTATAGTTCGTGTAACTACAGACTAGTTTGATTTGCCATTTTCTTTCAGTTATCATAGGTTCCATAAAGATAATCTCAACTTGCAGGTTGTTCACGGTAAACGCAGAAGCGTACCAAGGTCCTACGATTCAAAGAGTGATATCGATCTATGACAATTACAAACCGGAAACCAATGTAAATGAGCACATAAGCCCGTTGCAGAGACAAGAAGAGAGTCTCCTTGTAGACACGTTCCTCAGCACGAACGTGATGTCCTACGCTATGAGATTTTTAGCGGACAAAGGACAAATTCGCAAGGATTATTACGAATATAAAGACacgttaagaaaaatatggtTTAACTTGTTCTCTAGAGGACAAGGAAAAATTGGTAGCTCAGGTTTCGAGCATGTTTTCATGGCAGAACTTAAGAGTGTACCATCTGGTACCGAAGTAGTTGGTTTGCATAATTGGATCTTCTATAGCAAAGAGGAAAGCAGTGGAAAAGCAAATTACGCTGGATATTTGAACAAAGTTGACCTTGGAGATGtgagttaatttttattctgtcagaattatttttttctttttaatcgtaTGATCATTTCTTGATAagttattttcgaaaaaatgatAGGTTTTTCTATTGAATAATAGGctcattaatgaaaaatgtttttaatgaatatataatggATTCCATTCCACTTCCGACACCTATTACCATTTGTACAATGACGTTTGTCTATTGTTTCTTTTGTGGTATTTCCAGAGAACTATGACTCATACTACATGAAAAGTTACcaattatatttgtacgtGTTCGTTCTTTCAGAAAGCATCTATCGTCAAAATAAGAACGAAATACAACGGGTACGATAAACCGGTAACGGCATTATTCGTGGGTACCTCGCCAGAACTGGAGATGGCACTGTACACGGTGTGCTTTTACGCGAGACCAGAGGGAAATTGCCCGGTGTCTCTCGGAGGAACGAAGTTCAACATTGTCACCTATAAATTTAAGTACAGAGGAAACGATCTGGTAGGAACTGCTTATCcagatatataattttatcaaaattatatttctgtttatgtatttaaaaacataGAATGTAATTTTGCGACATGTCCAAACGAGagcaataaaaaatgacatgtatacaaaatttggatttaaatataattttatatggaGAACgacatattttcttattagcGAAATTTGTATCAATACTCGTtacattgaataaattttgtttttgaaatattattgaaataaatatcgttttgtaTAAGTCGACCattcataatacatatttgtGATATCGGCAATCTCGAGTAAACAGATAACGTTGAATAATGGTCTGTCGAAAGAGGGGGAGGTAAGAGTAATAAACTCACTTGGTCACTGCGATAGGGAGAACTGCCAGTTAAGCTGTAGATTTCGTAACGAAAACAAGAATGCACGCATCTCTTCGAACACTCTGTAGAACCAAACACCCACGCTTACAATGGGCAAACAGGCATCCGGCTGCGAGGTCTATAAATTACCGATTAAAAATCTGTACGCGACTCTATCACAGTGAAAATGGCGTCTATGGGTACAGACCAAGGCCACAAAGACACTTTGAAGgtatttcgaatattatctttccatttatttgaaataataaataaaaaataaaaaaaataatacaaattttagcCAGCATTTTgacaaaaatttggaattcgATACTATATTGATATTTGCGGCAGGTTTTAACGAACAAGCTCATAATTCGAATTCGAAAACTAACTATTAAAATTCCCGCGTTGTGTCGCTAGTGAGCTTTAATATGTTTCATCGCTGCATCTTcaaattgagaaagaaaatgcatatttttatgaaataaatcattCTTACCTTGCACATATcctcaaatttaattatccatGTCTTCAGTATGAGAGTAAAACGTGAAATCACACTAATCACTGCGCTTTAACCACAAAATACCAAACTGAAACTTTGAACACACGCACAACACTTACATTCCCCGCTTTCTCCCAAGCAACTGCCCAGCAGTCGCGTGAAAATCTCTTACCTATGTGCGCATCGCGCATGCGCAGTAAATTTGAAGTTCAAATTCCTGGTGTccagtt
This sequence is a window from Bombus pyrosoma isolate SC7728 linkage group LG10, ASM1482585v1, whole genome shotgun sequence. Protein-coding genes within it:
- the LOC122572123 gene encoding poly(U)-specific endoribonuclease homolog, which produces MNIKSVPAVFLILGLSLIFIGDAEAGWKFWKKKDATTTTTTVAPAVADPVQTKPNALPGVTPVTNKPTGSPTNVGSAVLGAGDPGLAIGVTSTGGKIKENARPNRPNPGTEVGLDFPAPKPGNPGVGGNTGKGYRDWAVDLTGAGEPGRQSPKLPSEGPALSSGGPKPNSVPGGTAQPQTPGARPASPGNAPSPRPQQQPQPQPQPRPQTPGSPTPGSKPAVAPGQPQPSPNQPAAGGNQVSSLFVTLKPGPTPAPSRPGSPGSLNAPGSPGSFNAPGRPGSPNALGSSGSFNAPGGPGSLNAPGSPGSPNAPGSPGSPGRTWADVAGGGSRSNSPTPAPRPGYPNQPNYPSQPGIGQSQPRPSIPTQPGRTGPSTGAIAGGALAGSALAGAAVAGTAAANKKTYSSNPTFSKGNTITDEDLEKLSEALFIKDNNNANRYITLNLQKQTSSSSTTDDAPQPLFTVNAEAYQGPTIQRVISIYDNYKPETNVNEHISPLQRQEESLLVDTFLSTNVMSYAMRFLADKGQIRKDYYEYKDTLRKIWFNLFSRGQGKIGSSGFEHVFMAELKSVPSGTEVVGLHNWIFYSKEESSGKANYAGYLNKVDLGDKASIVKIRTKYNGYDKPVTALFVGTSPELEMALYTVCFYARPEGNCPVSLGGTKFNIVTYKFKYRGNDLVGTAYPDI